The sequence below is a genomic window from Colias croceus chromosome 11, ilColCroc2.1.
ACTTATAAAGGAAGTTGGAGGAAGAAGGAAGTTGAGTTAGAAGGAGTTGTTTTAGaggaaaacattataaaaattgtaaacattAAAGCTGCCATTTTAGATATTAACTCGGATTATGAACTGAGTTATGAACAACTATtcatctatacaaatattataaagaggaaaggtttgattttttgtttgtttgtttgtttgtatgaattgaataggctccgaaactacttggcagatttgaaaaattctttcaccattcgaaagctacattatccacgagtaacataggctaggttttatccctgaaatcccacgggaacgggaactatgcgggtttttctttgaaaacgcgggcgaagccgcgggcggaaagctagtcatatcataaaatattaaagtaagcCAAGGCGAACCAGAACTATCATAAcaatctattaaataaaaacaatatcattTTGCAGGAGAAGTGTTACGGAGCGAAATATTCCAAGGACCATATAATAATGGGGTGTACAGTGACATTGCCCTAGAGACTTTGAATCTGGGCTTCAACGAGATTCATTCCTTGGACAGATATCTGTTCCAATATACACCGAATTTGACGAGGCTCTACCTTAACAACAACCCAATAGAAATCCTAGATCATGTGACTATAATTGCTTTGTCAAGCGCGACCAAACTCGAGGTAGGTGGTTTTTTCTTTGTACGAAAGCAGGACAATTGTGCAAACGTGTCACCTGATAGGAAGCAGTCAATGTCTCCGAAACATACGCAAAAAGTCGtccaaaaattattaacaacgAGAAGTAGTGCATTTTGGGAAAGCCGATTTGCACGACAACAAGTTTCGAGAGTTTAATAAAGCTCAAAATCTACAGAACACGGTTTGGTATAAACTTGTATGCTATCAATTAGTtatgagaaaaaaattatgtttgcgTATATCCTCACTCACGATCTACTGATAATAGTCAAATTATCATTTCCACATACGTTAATtcccaattattaaattctcaATTATAATGGGTCATTTTTAAATCCCATCATGATTTTTAAAGTATCTACTATCATGACATACATTTTGCAGATGATGGATGATGATAAATCGTCTGTTCTAATGTGTATCTAAACTGAATGCGCGATAAACACTAGCGTAGTGTTGTCGTGATGGCGTCGTATCAATCAGTGATAACCAGGAAAGCATACATATCcatatttgtaaacaaaatactTGATTATAGTTTAGACCTGTGGTTTAGACTCACACCTTGATATTCTATGAATTTCACCTGTCATGTCCATATGTATATTGcgtattgtataatgtataggCGTAGTTtgtagatttaaattttatactttgtacCCAACGAAACGTAGTACAACAGATTGGTGTGTAAGTGACTATATAGCTGatgtgttattataatttatacgaaccgaatattataatttatatgtatatggtACCAAAggaactatttatttttgggtACTACGCGATCGAAGCTGTACGTAGACGTGTATGATTAGTAATTAGATTTTCTTGGTACTTAAATGATAAAACCCATCCGAATACAGTTTCttgtaaataacaaatatcgTATCATATATTtccttttaaaacatttaataaagtaCATAACGACACCGGAACAATCAACCTTTCACATGAATAAACAAGGTAAAGATTGAGCGAAACGATTAACATACATATTCCTTTTAGGTTCTCGACTTATCGAAGACGGACATCGACAACATACCGCTAGATGCGTTTAAGGGTCTCGTGAAGCTGCGGCAAATAGATCTGTCTGGGAACTTCTTCTTGAATGTCCCTGAGAGCCTGAGCATCGTCGGCAAAACTTTGCAGTACTTGACTTTCAACAACAATCCGATTATTGAGCTTAACGATGACAGTTTTGTAGGTACGTAATCTTACAACACAATACAGTACTATTACAAACTATAAAGGTATTGCTCATGCACAATACGTGGCCTAAGCTAACCTCACTATTAGAGGTTAGTCCATTGAAACATTTGGGGTTGCGTTTTTTAgagaatgaaatttaaaattttttgatgtcTAGGGGGGTCAGTGTGAAGCTATctccaagtttgtggggtcaccacccttgtcccatggccgccatcttgaaaatagcggttgaaatggtttttacggcatatctcttaaactatttatctgatttaaaaaaaaaaattagcattATTTGttggaaattaaatttaaaaaaaggttaggccaaaaaaatgtaacattttaatgGACTATAGTTCTTTTAGTTCCGTATGGTTGACTTACGCCTTTGCGTAAAtggtataatatgtatgaataaaaattaaatatgaccTGCTTTTTGAGATATTATAGAGCAAAGGTGCGTATATTTATACACTTGTAACTAATTAATAGACTAAGTACGTCAAacgaatatgtttttattttattgtgcagaaaaaaatgttaatacttAACGTCTatgttttatcaaatatattttattatatcaaataaataagttatctAAGTAGACTATTAACGTCTTCTGAATCAATGATAGCGATACCAGCAAAATGTTACCACACATTTGAAGTGTCGTGGGAAATTACCTACGAGTTCAAATTATTACAACaaactaaaataacaaatatatatcAAAGATTTCCTCAAACAGCTGATAAAcaacttataatttttattgattacaATGTTATTATTCACTGTAAGAGCGGAACCtctaaaattacttaaatccGCTTTAAAAAATTCCACGCTtctcaaatattatattaattccataaatagcataatatagaaattCGTTCCGCATGTATTAATATCTGAATCAACGAAATACAATTCTAATACGAACTTATATTACGTAAACACATTCTAATTACGAGAAGACGATCACCGAACTTTCTATTGGTGTAGTAAAACGCCAGTCAGCAACGTTACGTTATATCTACCTACCTGTCGAGAAACGAAAGCGGATCATGTATTATCAGATTTTCACTTAAATGCAAAACTTGGCTGATTAATCCTCGTCTCCGGAGTCCGGGTGATATTTCCCAAGATGCGGCAAAATACTTCGCTGACGAGTCATCCGCATTCGTCGGTGAGAAACGTAGAGATAAAATCGCTACGCTATGTCGGAAAACGAaccttgaaatatttaataaggtGAAGTGACTGATAAATCCACCTTGAAACGAAAGTAATAGGCGTTTTAAATGCCGATTTGCCTCCAAAATAGTTCCTCATTGACAATGtagatagttttaatataatgacTCATTTCGAATATATCATTATCACGACTCGCATCGTTGTAGATTTGATGGTACATCTTGCTCGTGACGTAAATGATCTCGAAGCGTATCAGAGGATACTAACTATTCAGGATATACGTATTCCTTTAAAGATTTACTAAACACGATTTATATGTGGACGTGAGTATCAATTATTAGATGGACATTAATATTTCCGCGCATTGGCCAAAATATGCGTCATATCTTAGATCACGACTTTTTGCACCATTAGATTGAGATCGTAGTATATATGCTAATATCTATATGCTAATATCTGAGCTATTGGGCCCCTTCAGTTAACCGAGTACACTTATAGCATATTAACTGCCTTTGTTTTGAATGGATACATTagatatgtaaaataataatttacaagagcGTATTTTTCGTTAAGATTTGATGGTAATGTGAGATATACGTGGGGTTACGTTACAGCTTGGTCTACGTTTTCTATACGGTATCACTCAATAGAAGGCTCTACCTTCACTGGTTTTAGAACACGGTATTCTATTTCCTATGTTTTTTCTGGGTATCTGCTGGTCCGATCAAAATTATGAATgataaaaaacgaaaaatagttttagtataaaattctaTGCATTTTACAGGATTAACAAATCTACTAGAATTAGAAGTTGGCGAAAACGAAAATCTTGAAGAAGTGAAACGCAGTACATTCTCGCCGCTCACTAAACTCCGAGTACTTCATCTCTgtcacaataaaaatttaagatacaTCAGTCACAATGCCTTCCGAGGACTTAAAGATAAATGGACGTTGAAAGAGGTAATAACAACAAACTTTGACATTTAAAGTTGTGTATTTTAAGCGATTATATACTGTAGAGAAGACAAACATATCAATGTTATAGTCTCGTCCTTTAAATCGCCATGATAATGTGGATGCCAAACTAATCTACCGCGACGTAATATCAAAACGTTCATAGTATGAAATCACGTTTGCCGACCTTCCTCGTTGTACTttctagatattatttttatgttatgcgTGTTTTATAActtctataataattgtgtAATTTTGTCTCGAAATGATTAAGTATAAAGATTCATATAGGCAATATCTTTAACGAACAAGGCTTTAGAATTCCTATAAAATCTGACATTGATTTTCACGTACGCAAACAAATCATAATCAGTAAATAAAGTATACAATGCGGTTTGGCCCAGtttatatttcttactttACTTCAAATAAACTAGGTTAGCTGATCAATcagtttatatttgttttgataataCTCGATAGCTTGCAAAATTCATCCCGGAATTAGGACGTGCTTTTATCAAGCGATAGTATTCGAAGTTCCTAGTTAGATATTATCAAATACTTTTTGCGATATCTTTTTAACAAGTTTAATCTTTTATTAACCTcattagtataaaatttttgtgctAGTATTGAAATTTCTTCAATTGATTAATATAATGTACGCAAATAGTCTACCGAATAAATTTAAACGATTTCCGAGTAGTATTTTAGTTTAGGCTAGAATATTCCATTCCACCATAGTGAATACAATTGTAATAACTATTGGCTATCCATTCACAACTTTCAAGCTTTAAACAACATTCAACATTGTAACGACGGAATAGTTTTACTGTTATTGTTTCACATTCTAAGGACATGTAAATGCGACGTTTGAGCGTGCACTTTTCCTCAACAGGTATATCTCGATGACAATAACTTGAGCGAGCTCTCGACGGACCTTATGCCGTGGAACAAGTTAGAGGTGTTGGGCATGACGGGCAACAACTGGCTATGCAACTGTGATTTAGCTAATATTGTCACCAAACAGGACGCAGGATCAAAATTCAGAGCGGGAGAAATACCTTAGTGAGTATAACTTTCTGGTAGGAAGAGATAAAACGACGAAAATATGCCCCAAGTTGgcctatttttaaaaaagaattactATTTAGACTTAGGAAGATTTGAGcgtaattcaaaataaatccgaaaatgaaattatctacagaaaacaatatcataacattttaaaacgttTACTGCATTTAGCAGGATAAAAATTCGTTCTAATTGAACGATTCAATTAGAAccaatttttacaattattgtaataatgtaaatttttacgaAAGCACTATTCTAACACTAACACTCCAAAGGTACATTAAATTCTGGAAATAGATCAGGCACATATATAGCAATATCCAATGCTTATACAGGCTGTCCCAAGAAGTAATGATATAACTGAAGCTGGGATgtagaggacctagagggctatcTGAATCACCCCCAGGCCATCTTTTATGTGATTCAGTATATCACCATgtgacaccctgtataatataaGCATCATCCAAGTTATCTACCCTCAGTTATCTtgcaaaaactaaaaataaatagatatcaAGCAATAtctatgtgtaaataaatgtcaataaaaataatgactaTATCAAAACAGACTAGCTGATGTAAGTGATGATTCaagatgttatttaaattgatcTGTGGATGTTAAAAATTCTTATGAATCTATATTTCTATGACAGTGTTGGTAGTATGAATGTGGTTTGAAATTTTTGGATCCTTGCTCATCTATGAATTCTTCTTGCATCTTAAGATtagtagaaaataaacaaaatacttatgtaatatttatatagttttcctcatgaagaaataattggctttttgtgataaaaatatcCTGACAGagatacattaatattttttccaatgtatgaatataaaaacagattttcagtgtttaagtttaaaaaaattcatatcATTATTTTAGGTTCCTAATAAACtcatgtttacatttttttaataactataacTTGATAATATATCAATATGTGTATATTGTTACAGTTGTGCAGCACCTATGAGATTGAATGGAGCATTCATAACAAACATCACAGTGTCTTTCTGTCCCACATTTGACACTACTTTTGCAGCAAAGAGAGGATTCTCCTTCTCAGACTTGAGGCCAAAACATATTCTATGGAGCATTTTAGGTGTAGGAACAGTTGTTGGTATTGGCATGATTTGCGGAATACTTTTTAATGCCGCTAAAACTTGTTACAAGAAAAAATTTTGTCAACCAATTcgctatataaatataaattcggAATCAAGTTTTGCCTAAGCAAAATACTACATTGTATTATAAACCGTTTAGATATAAAATtgcattatataaatatataaatttatgacttataattattttagaaataaatatatttttgttaaacattttatttctattactCACCTCCTTGGGGCCTGATATGGAATTCGCATACTGAAGAAATTGTTCCAATAATCTTTCAGACTTGTGTGATAGTTCTCTAAATGTATGAAACTCATCTAGTTTGTTAGCACAACTTCCACATACTACCTGTGGCAGCATGTCTTCTGGAGAAAcctaaaaaatacacattcatcatttattttgacttAACAATAACTATATTAAGAGATGATGTGGCCAATGACCTTTCACAGACATAATCATAGATGTGATTCATCAAGTAGCTAtcagattaaataaaaatataagtttattcCTTGACTAGAGTATAACTTTAATATTCTGAGATCACATAAAAGGCAACTGCAGTTCCCCTATAAAATGCATGtctatatttagtatttattggTTCTCAAAATAGATACAGTAGCTGTTCAAAATAAGAGTGAA
It includes:
- the LOC123695837 gene encoding phospholipase A2 inhibitor beta-like isoform X1, with translation MLFHKTMKQNNVLVILSVLVYGSHAQGEKKSPCDIFVQDVNNLTLNCSRRNIDKIPLWPEEIKGLGEKDSHVLITFFNNSITNVTQLSPVPGNKIAISFKSNKIVEIEDDAFRKIDRMVYLDLSKNSISGEVLRSEIFQGPYNNGVYSDIALETLNLGFNEIHSLDRYLFQYTPNLTRLYLNNNPIEILDHVTIIALSSATKLEVLDLSKTDIDNIPLDAFKGLVKLRQIDLSGNFFLNVPESLSIVGKTLQYLTFNNNPIIELNDDSFVGLTNLLELEVGENENLEEVKRSTFSPLTKLRVLHLCHNKNLRYISHNAFRGLKDKWTLKEVYLDDNNLSELSTDLMPWNKLEVLGMTGNNWLCNCDLANIVTKQDAGSKFRAGEIPYCAAPMRLNGAFITNITVSFCPTFDTTFAAKRGFSFSDLRPKHILWSILGVGTVVGIGMICGILFNAAKTCYKKKFCQPIRYININSESSFA
- the LOC123695837 gene encoding phospholipase A2 inhibitor beta-like isoform X2, which produces MYFLRDVPEVLVILSVLVYGSHAQGEKKSPCDIFVQDVNNLTLNCSRRNIDKIPLWPEEIKGLGEKDSHVLITFFNNSITNVTQLSPVPGNKIAISFKSNKIVEIEDDAFRKIDRMVYLDLSKNSISGEVLRSEIFQGPYNNGVYSDIALETLNLGFNEIHSLDRYLFQYTPNLTRLYLNNNPIEILDHVTIIALSSATKLEVLDLSKTDIDNIPLDAFKGLVKLRQIDLSGNFFLNVPESLSIVGKTLQYLTFNNNPIIELNDDSFVGLTNLLELEVGENENLEEVKRSTFSPLTKLRVLHLCHNKNLRYISHNAFRGLKDKWTLKEVYLDDNNLSELSTDLMPWNKLEVLGMTGNNWLCNCDLANIVTKQDAGSKFRAGEIPYCAAPMRLNGAFITNITVSFCPTFDTTFAAKRGFSFSDLRPKHILWSILGVGTVVGIGMICGILFNAAKTCYKKKFCQPIRYININSESSFA